A DNA window from Azotosporobacter soli contains the following coding sequences:
- a CDS encoding VOC family protein has translation MESLTPNLMVANVNETVAFYRDTLGFTLLMSVPETGTFNWAMVQCGKVELMFQERKNLIAEYPMLKEQQSGGALTLYIKVNDVESWYERLNGKVKIVAELHKTFYGTNEFSIQDCNGFILTISKE, from the coding sequence ATGGAAAGTTTGACGCCGAATCTGATGGTTGCCAATGTGAATGAAACGGTGGCGTTTTACCGCGATACGCTAGGCTTTACGCTCTTGATGTCGGTGCCGGAGACGGGCACGTTCAACTGGGCGATGGTGCAATGCGGCAAAGTGGAGCTGATGTTTCAGGAACGGAAAAACCTGATCGCCGAATATCCGATGCTAAAAGAACAACAATCGGGCGGCGCTTTGACGCTGTATATCAAGGTAAATGACGTGGAAAGCTGGTATGAACGCCTAAACGGAAAGGTCAAGATTGTAGCCGAGCTGCATAAGACGTTTTACGGTACGAACGAATTCTCGATCCAGGACTGCAACGGTTTCATCCTGACAATCTCTAAAGAATAA